In the genome of Thiomicrospira aerophila AL3, one region contains:
- the dapF gene encoding diaminopimelate epimerase: MNIKFSKMHGLGNDFMVVDAINQSIEFSPGLVKALANRHWGVGFDQLLVVEKPQSTQADFRYRIFNADGSEVQQCGNGARCFARFVYDQGLTQKREIPVETASGLIVLYLEADGQVRVNMGVPRFEPNALPFEAEQQAPTYQIDVDHQAWLIGAVSMGNPHAVLMPFENVAQAPVESLGAALESHPRFPERVNVGFPQLIDAEYIKLRVFERGAGETQACGTGACAAMAVLRLWGKVSEQVTVSLPGGDLQIRWSGKLDEPLWMTGPVATVFSAELDASFWDEGNL; encoded by the coding sequence GTGAATATCAAATTTAGCAAAATGCATGGCTTGGGCAATGACTTTATGGTGGTCGATGCCATTAACCAGTCGATTGAATTTTCACCAGGCCTGGTGAAAGCGTTGGCCAATCGCCATTGGGGCGTGGGGTTTGATCAATTGCTAGTGGTCGAAAAACCACAATCGACCCAGGCTGATTTTCGTTATCGAATTTTTAATGCCGACGGTTCGGAAGTCCAACAATGCGGCAATGGCGCCCGCTGTTTTGCGCGCTTTGTCTATGATCAAGGGCTGACGCAAAAGCGTGAAATTCCGGTCGAAACCGCCTCGGGTTTGATTGTGTTGTATTTGGAAGCCGACGGCCAAGTGCGTGTCAATATGGGCGTGCCGCGTTTTGAACCTAACGCCTTGCCATTTGAGGCCGAGCAGCAAGCCCCGACCTATCAAATTGATGTCGATCACCAGGCCTGGTTAATCGGTGCGGTGTCGATGGGCAATCCGCACGCGGTCTTGATGCCGTTTGAAAATGTGGCACAAGCACCGGTCGAAAGCTTGGGTGCGGCGTTAGAATCCCATCCGCGCTTTCCTGAACGCGTGAATGTCGGCTTTCCGCAACTGATCGATGCCGAGTATATTAAGTTGCGTGTGTTTGAACGCGGCGCAGGCGAAACCCAAGCCTGTGGCACCGGCGCGTGTGCCGCGATGGCGGTGTTGCGACTGTGGGGTAAAGTGAGCGAGCAGGTGACAGTGTCTTTGCCAGGGGGCGATTTGCAGATTCGTTGGTCGGGCAAGCTGGATGAACCTTTGTGGATGACCGGACCGGTGGCCACGGTTTTTTCGGCCGAGTTAGATGCTTCATTTTGGGACGAAGGAAATTTATGA
- a CDS encoding class I SAM-dependent methyltransferase, translated as MSDWTSGYVADIGYTYGYYKELNPLRMRLALLNAGIEPPKVSTACELGFGQGLSAAIHASAAVAQWWGNDFLPSQALCAQNLVNASGANAQFTDESFAEFLARDDLPKFDFICLHGVWTWVSHENRDLIMAFIKKNLKVGGVVYVSYNTQVGWAQIMPLRRLMVQHTQRMGAPGEGSAQRIRQALQFADQVLKTQPLHATANSQVAPKLQELLSQDPHYLAHEYFNRDWQPMDFADMAEVMAGAKLDYASSASYLDLIEAINLSAEQQQLLNQIDDVALRENTRDFCVDKKFRKDYWTKGAQSLNPVEVINALRAERVVMTKPRGAISLVLEGALGIADLAADIYNPILDYLADYQVHTLGEIEQALAIHGKIGLQEIVQAMFIFTHRGEIQSAQSDEAIAAVKNRCDKFNQALMAKAHGSASIYFLACPVTGGGIEVARFSQLFLQGYQQGQQTPEALAEFVWAILEPLGEGVMKYGRTLESAEENLAELTQRASNFINREYPMLKALGIG; from the coding sequence ATGAGTGATTGGACATCAGGTTATGTAGCCGATATTGGCTATACCTATGGTTATTACAAAGAACTCAATCCACTGCGGATGCGCTTGGCCTTATTGAACGCCGGCATCGAACCACCCAAAGTGAGCACCGCATGCGAACTCGGTTTTGGGCAAGGGTTAAGCGCAGCGATTCATGCCAGTGCGGCAGTAGCCCAATGGTGGGGTAACGACTTTTTACCCTCGCAAGCCTTATGCGCGCAAAACCTGGTCAATGCCAGCGGTGCCAATGCCCAGTTTACTGATGAATCCTTTGCCGAATTTTTAGCGCGTGATGATTTGCCCAAGTTTGACTTTATTTGCTTACATGGCGTGTGGACTTGGGTATCCCATGAAAACCGTGACCTGATCATGGCCTTTATCAAAAAAAACCTAAAGGTCGGCGGCGTGGTCTATGTCAGCTATAACACCCAAGTCGGTTGGGCGCAGATTATGCCTTTACGCCGTTTAATGGTACAGCATACCCAGCGCATGGGTGCACCGGGCGAAGGCAGTGCGCAACGGATTCGCCAAGCCTTGCAATTTGCTGATCAAGTCTTAAAAACCCAACCTTTACACGCCACGGCCAATAGCCAGGTTGCGCCTAAACTGCAAGAATTGCTCAGTCAAGATCCCCATTATCTAGCGCATGAATATTTCAATCGCGATTGGCAACCGATGGATTTTGCCGATATGGCCGAGGTTATGGCGGGGGCAAAATTAGATTACGCGAGCTCGGCCAGTTATCTTGATCTGATTGAAGCGATTAACTTATCCGCTGAACAACAACAATTGCTTAATCAAATTGATGATGTCGCGCTAAGAGAAAACACGCGCGATTTTTGCGTCGATAAAAAATTCCGCAAAGATTATTGGACCAAAGGCGCACAAAGCCTCAATCCCGTTGAAGTGATTAATGCGCTGCGTGCCGAGCGTGTGGTGATGACCAAACCACGTGGTGCGATTTCGCTGGTCTTAGAAGGCGCACTCGGCATTGCCGATTTGGCGGCCGATATTTACAACCCGATTCTCGATTATTTGGCTGATTACCAAGTCCATACTCTTGGTGAAATCGAACAGGCGTTGGCCATCCATGGCAAAATTGGTTTGCAGGAAATTGTGCAAGCGATGTTTATTTTTACCCATCGCGGTGAAATTCAATCGGCACAAAGTGACGAAGCCATCGCGGCAGTGAAAAATCGCTGTGATAAGTTTAACCAAGCGCTCATGGCCAAAGCCCATGGCAGTGCCAGTATTTATTTTTTAGCTTGTCCGGTCACCGGCGGTGGTATTGAAGTGGCACGTTTCAGTCAATTGTTTTTGCAAGGCTATCAACAAGGTCAACAAACGCCTGAAGCCTTGGCTGAATTTGTTTGGGCGATTTTAGAACCCCTCGGAGAAGGGGTGATGAAGTATGGTCGCACGCTTGAATCAGCCGAAGAAAACTTGGCTGAACTGACTCAACGCGCCAGCAATTTTATTAACCGCGAATACCCCATGCTAAAGGCGCTTGGGATAGGTTAA
- the mnmH gene encoding tRNA 2-selenouridine(34) synthase MnmH → MSRELPTVDNYAAIALAQTPLLDVRAPVEFERGAIPQATNLPLMNDDERHQVGLCYKQRGQQQAIALGHQLVQGDLRAERLASWQAFFSQHPNGLLYCFRGGLRSRTSQQWLADAGVEVARIAGGYKAFRQYLIDTLDQTAAALEQGALASWILAGRTGSGKTALLQHLPGAVDLEGLAQHRGSSFGGRAWSQPSQIDFENRLAYRLIELNAQPIRQRVFEDEARNIGSVHLSPPLFNAIKAGKRIVLDVPFDTRCQHILQEYVIEGQLEFGGLNAWMAHMQARFARIAKRLGGVGYTKLSHAFEQACIEQQATGDFGAHISWIAPLLQDYYDPMYDYQLKRHSQPVIMRGGAQDVSAFMQHISSVN, encoded by the coding sequence ATGAGTCGTGAATTACCGACAGTGGACAATTATGCCGCGATTGCCTTAGCGCAAACCCCGTTATTAGATGTGCGTGCGCCGGTTGAATTTGAACGTGGCGCAATTCCGCAGGCCACTAATTTACCACTGATGAATGACGATGAGCGTCATCAAGTTGGTCTCTGTTATAAACAACGCGGCCAGCAGCAGGCGATTGCCTTAGGGCATCAGTTGGTGCAGGGTGACTTGCGTGCAGAGCGTTTGGCGAGCTGGCAGGCCTTTTTTAGCCAGCATCCCAATGGCTTACTGTATTGTTTTCGGGGCGGTCTGCGCTCGCGTACGTCGCAACAGTGGCTCGCTGATGCCGGTGTGGAGGTGGCGCGTATTGCCGGTGGTTACAAAGCTTTTCGTCAGTATTTAATCGACACGCTTGATCAAACGGCAGCGGCACTAGAGCAGGGCGCATTGGCTTCTTGGATACTCGCTGGGCGCACAGGTTCGGGCAAAACGGCGTTATTGCAGCACCTGCCCGGCGCGGTGGATTTAGAAGGACTTGCCCAGCATCGAGGTTCGAGTTTTGGTGGTCGTGCTTGGTCGCAACCCTCGCAAATTGATTTTGAAAACCGTTTGGCCTACCGTTTGATTGAGTTGAATGCGCAGCCTATTCGACAAAGGGTTTTCGAGGATGAAGCCCGCAATATTGGTTCAGTGCATTTATCCCCGCCCCTGTTTAATGCGATTAAGGCCGGCAAGCGGATCGTGTTAGATGTGCCCTTTGACACGCGCTGTCAGCATATTTTGCAAGAATATGTCATTGAAGGGCAGTTGGAATTTGGTGGTTTAAATGCGTGGATGGCGCATATGCAAGCGCGGTTTGCGCGGATTGCCAAACGCCTTGGCGGTGTGGGTTATACAAAATTAAGTCATGCTTTTGAGCAGGCCTGCATTGAGCAGCAAGCAACGGGTGATTTTGGCGCTCACATAAGCTGGATTGCACCTTTATTGCAAGACTATTATGATCCTATGTACGATTATCAATTGAAGCGGCATAGTCAGCCAGTCATTATGCGTGGCGGTGCTCAGGATGTTTCAGCGTTTATGCAGCATATCAGTAGTGTCAACTAA
- the hslU gene encoding ATP-dependent protease ATPase subunit HslU, with protein sequence MMTPKEIVHELDKHIIGQDDAKKAVAIALRNRWRRMQLPKDLRTEVTPKNILMIGPTGVGKTEIARRLAKLANAPFIKVEATKFTEVGYVGRDVDSIIRDLVDNAVKMQREHAVQKVKTRAEDAAEERILDILLPPARGREDDSHEAMADTRQKFRKKLREGALDDKEIEIDLKMSPAHVEIMAPPGMEDMTSQLQDMFQSLGSNKKQKRKLPIKKALRLLVDEEAQRLVNDDDIKTQAVENVEQNGIVFIDEIDKVAKRSGASGGDVSREGVQRDLLPLIEGSTISTKYGMIKTDHILFIASGAFHISKPADLIAELQGRLPIRVELKSLRVEDFVRILTEPKAALTTQATALLGTEGFNVSFTPEGIQRLAEIAYQVNESTENIGARRLHTVMERLLEEASYDAPDQSGQALVVDAAFVNERLGALAKDQDLSQYIL encoded by the coding sequence ATGATGACGCCAAAAGAAATAGTTCACGAACTCGACAAACACATCATAGGGCAAGATGACGCCAAAAAAGCGGTCGCGATTGCGCTGCGTAATCGTTGGCGCCGGATGCAGCTCCCTAAAGACTTGCGCACTGAAGTCACGCCGAAGAATATTCTAATGATCGGCCCAACCGGGGTGGGTAAAACCGAAATCGCCCGCCGACTAGCTAAGCTTGCCAACGCTCCCTTTATTAAAGTTGAGGCCACTAAATTTACCGAAGTCGGCTATGTGGGGCGCGATGTCGATTCCATTATTCGTGATCTGGTCGATAATGCCGTCAAAATGCAACGCGAACATGCAGTACAGAAAGTTAAAACCCGTGCCGAGGATGCTGCTGAAGAACGCATTTTAGATATTTTATTACCGCCTGCACGAGGTCGTGAAGACGATAGCCACGAAGCCATGGCCGACACCCGCCAAAAATTCCGCAAAAAACTGCGTGAAGGAGCGCTGGATGATAAAGAAATTGAAATCGACCTAAAAATGAGCCCTGCGCATGTTGAAATCATGGCCCCTCCTGGCATGGAGGACATGACCTCGCAACTACAAGATATGTTTCAATCCTTAGGCAGTAATAAAAAACAAAAACGGAAATTGCCCATCAAAAAAGCCTTGCGCCTATTGGTAGATGAAGAAGCACAACGCTTAGTCAACGACGATGACATTAAAACGCAAGCCGTTGAAAACGTTGAACAAAACGGCATTGTATTTATCGACGAAATTGACAAGGTGGCCAAACGCAGTGGTGCCAGTGGCGGTGATGTATCTCGCGAAGGCGTGCAGCGCGACCTACTGCCGCTCATCGAAGGCAGCACTATTTCAACAAAATACGGCATGATCAAAACCGACCATATCTTATTTATAGCCTCTGGGGCGTTTCATATCAGCAAACCTGCTGATTTAATCGCCGAGCTGCAAGGCCGCCTTCCGATTCGAGTGGAGCTAAAATCCTTGCGCGTTGAAGATTTTGTGCGCATTCTTACCGAACCGAAAGCGGCGCTGACCACCCAAGCAACCGCTTTATTAGGCACAGAGGGCTTCAATGTCAGCTTTACCCCAGAGGGCATTCAGCGCTTGGCTGAAATTGCTTACCAAGTAAATGAAAGCACCGAGAATATTGGCGCTCGCCGTTTACATACGGTGATGGAACGCTTACTTGAAGAAGCCTCTTATGACGCACCTGACCAGTCAGGTCAAGCTTTGGTGGTCGATGCGGCCTTTGTGAATGAGCGCTTAGGTGCCCTCGCAAAAGACCAAGATTTATCACAATATATTCTCTAA
- the selD gene encoding selenide, water dikinase SelD, translating to MDVLLTQYSHGAGCGCKISPSQLNIILAGAQSSVNFPGLVVGHGAKDDAAAFDLGDGRVVLSTTDFFMPIVDDPHTFGRIAATNALSDIYAMGGQPLMAIAILGWPMDKLSPEIAAEVIAGGRQVCEQAGIPLAGGHSIDAPEPIFGLAVTGIANQSNLKTNRMAQAGCDIFLTKPLGVGILTTAQKQQTITAADLTHAISSMCQLNAIGARLADFDGVTCITDVTGFGLLGHLLEVCEASGIRARLDVNAIPLLPNVIAYLEQGCVPGGTLRNWHSVQDKVVPLDEQTQRLLCDPQTSGGLLVMVKQSARIAFQALCQQQGVDLQPIGQTFKSALNQPNAPIIEVV from the coding sequence ATGGATGTGCTATTAACGCAATATAGTCATGGTGCCGGCTGTGGTTGTAAGATTTCGCCAAGTCAGCTCAATATTATTTTGGCCGGTGCGCAATCCAGTGTTAACTTTCCAGGCCTGGTAGTCGGCCATGGCGCGAAGGACGATGCGGCCGCGTTTGATCTTGGCGATGGCCGAGTGGTGTTATCGACCACCGATTTTTTTATGCCCATCGTGGATGATCCACATACGTTTGGGCGTATTGCTGCGACTAATGCGCTGTCAGATATTTATGCGATGGGTGGGCAGCCCCTAATGGCAATTGCGATTCTCGGTTGGCCAATGGATAAGCTCAGTCCAGAGATTGCCGCCGAGGTGATTGCCGGTGGCCGCCAAGTGTGTGAGCAAGCCGGTATTCCGCTAGCGGGTGGGCATTCTATTGATGCGCCGGAGCCGATTTTTGGTTTAGCGGTGACTGGTATAGCCAACCAATCTAACTTAAAAACCAATCGCATGGCACAAGCGGGCTGTGATATTTTTCTGACTAAGCCGTTGGGTGTGGGTATTTTAACTACTGCGCAAAAGCAACAAACAATCACCGCAGCTGACTTAACCCATGCCATCAGTAGTATGTGTCAGTTAAATGCTATCGGGGCGCGTTTAGCCGATTTTGATGGGGTGACCTGTATTACCGATGTGACCGGGTTTGGCTTGTTAGGACATTTGTTAGAGGTTTGCGAGGCAAGTGGTATTCGAGCGCGTTTAGATGTCAACGCAATTCCTCTATTACCAAATGTTATCGCCTATTTAGAGCAGGGTTGCGTACCGGGTGGCACGCTGCGTAATTGGCACAGTGTTCAAGACAAGGTTGTGCCCTTGGATGAGCAGACGCAGCGTTTATTGTGTGATCCGCAAACATCGGGTGGATTGCTAGTGATGGTCAAACAAAGCGCGCGAATTGCGTTTCAGGCCTTGTGCCAGCAACAGGGTGTGGATTTACAGCCGATTGGACAGACCTTCAAATCTGCGTTAAATCAGCCCAATGCGCCGATTATTGAGGTTGTGTAA
- the hslV gene encoding ATP-dependent protease subunit HslV has product MQHDPATIYGTTILCVKRHGQMVIGGDGQVTLGHIVMKGNARKVRRLYNGQVLAGFAGATADAFTLFERFESRLQTHNGQLMRAAVEMAKDWRTDRALRKLEAMMIVADADTMLLISGTGDVIEPQDDFIAIGSGGSYAHAAAQALMRHSELGAEDLTRNALTIAADLCIYTNHNLTIEVLEKA; this is encoded by the coding sequence ATGCAACATGATCCGGCAACGATTTATGGCACCACTATTTTATGTGTTAAGCGCCATGGCCAAATGGTTATTGGCGGTGATGGCCAAGTTACCCTTGGCCATATTGTAATGAAGGGCAATGCGCGTAAAGTACGCCGTCTTTACAATGGTCAAGTCTTAGCGGGATTTGCCGGCGCCACGGCGGATGCCTTTACCTTATTCGAGCGTTTTGAAAGTCGCTTACAAACCCATAATGGGCAATTGATGCGTGCAGCGGTTGAAATGGCCAAAGATTGGCGAACTGATCGTGCCTTACGCAAACTTGAAGCGATGATGATTGTCGCCGACGCCGACACTATGCTTTTGATTTCTGGCACCGGTGATGTTATTGAGCCACAAGATGACTTTATCGCGATTGGGTCGGGTGGTAGCTATGCGCACGCGGCAGCGCAAGCCTTAATGCGCCATAGCGAATTGGGCGCCGAAGACTTGACCCGCAATGCCTTAACCATTGCGGCTGATTTATGTATTTACACCAATCACAATCTAACGATTGAGGTGCTGGAAAAGGCTTAA
- a CDS encoding DUF484 family protein: MTTDNKGLRADEVAEYLAKNQQFFHIFPGLLDELSIPHPESGKAVSLLERQVWQLRQQKQLLQDQVDSLVSIAGDNGVILQKLHHLALRLLQAPTQQVALDALYQQLQGPFAVEQVTLFSWELPNTSLAGLQQLGVRQDWVASLKASLVPGQPVCGFIEAQWKQGLFKTTEPIESMCCVPLGWQSVWGVLALGSHSNRFQPDLGTYFLKILGELVSAQFNNLFNDALPAEPELTLSQS, encoded by the coding sequence ATGACCACGGATAATAAAGGGCTAAGAGCCGATGAAGTAGCGGAATATCTCGCTAAAAACCAACAGTTTTTTCATATCTTTCCAGGCCTGCTAGATGAGCTCAGCATTCCCCACCCGGAGTCAGGTAAAGCGGTATCCTTGCTGGAACGTCAGGTGTGGCAGTTGCGTCAACAAAAGCAACTTTTGCAGGATCAGGTCGATTCGTTGGTCAGTATTGCCGGTGATAATGGGGTGATTCTGCAAAAATTGCATCACTTAGCCTTGCGTTTATTACAAGCGCCCACTCAGCAAGTGGCTTTGGATGCACTATATCAGCAGTTGCAAGGTCCGTTTGCAGTGGAACAGGTAACGTTATTTAGTTGGGAATTGCCCAATACGAGTTTAGCAGGCCTGCAGCAATTGGGCGTGCGTCAAGATTGGGTGGCCAGCTTGAAGGCGAGTCTAGTGCCAGGGCAGCCGGTGTGTGGCTTTATTGAAGCGCAATGGAAGCAAGGCTTATTTAAAACCACCGAGCCGATTGAGTCGATGTGCTGTGTGCCCTTGGGTTGGCAATCGGTGTGGGGCGTGCTGGCGCTGGGTAGTCACAGTAATCGTTTTCAACCCGATTTAGGCACTTATTTTTTAAAGATTCTCGGTGAGCTGGTCAGTGCACAGTTTAATAATTTATTTAATGATGCGTTACCCGCCGAGCCTGAATTGACATTGAGTCAGTCCTAG
- a CDS encoding YdcF family protein, with the protein MTDTLFFYLSKLAWALLSPGNLIIIIFILGSLLVLMNLRKLAKWLLIPNALLASLLLSYPVGDWVIKPLEQRFSIPAQLPDQIDGIIILGGGEDLKRSLSWNVAELGLGGDRYIAAKKLADIYPFAPVIFSGGSGSIQLQNTGAEGHIAQQVFNDLGLYPSRLILESASRNTYENFRNTQPLLKPDGTYLLVTSAFHMPRSVGIARQKGINVIPYPVDYRSNSRELRQINFDFYDHLKALEAGWREWIGLTVYFFTGKTEHWLPKPASTEQNPASTQTPRPNPFEGL; encoded by the coding sequence ATGACTGATACCTTGTTTTTTTATCTCTCAAAGCTCGCCTGGGCGCTACTTAGTCCCGGTAACCTGATAATTATTATCTTTATCTTAGGTAGCCTATTAGTGCTCATGAACTTAAGAAAACTGGCGAAGTGGCTATTGATTCCCAATGCCTTACTAGCAAGCCTGTTACTCAGCTATCCGGTGGGTGACTGGGTGATTAAACCGCTGGAACAACGTTTTAGCATACCTGCTCAACTTCCAGACCAGATTGATGGCATCATTATTCTGGGCGGCGGCGAAGATTTAAAACGCTCGTTAAGTTGGAATGTAGCGGAACTGGGTTTAGGCGGTGACCGCTATATTGCCGCCAAAAAACTGGCGGACATCTATCCCTTTGCCCCAGTGATTTTTAGTGGTGGCAGCGGTTCAATTCAATTACAAAACACCGGTGCAGAAGGCCACATTGCCCAACAGGTGTTTAATGATCTTGGGCTGTATCCATCACGTTTAATATTGGAATCGGCATCGCGCAATACCTATGAAAATTTTCGTAATACCCAACCGCTGCTTAAACCTGACGGCACTTATCTACTAGTAACCTCGGCCTTCCATATGCCACGCTCGGTCGGTATTGCACGCCAAAAAGGTATTAATGTGATTCCCTATCCCGTGGATTACCGCAGCAATAGTCGTGAACTACGCCAGATTAACTTCGACTTTTATGACCATTTAAAGGCACTCGAAGCCGGCTGGCGTGAATGGATAGGCTTAACGGTTTATTTTTTCACCGGTAAAACCGAACACTGGTTGCCAAAGCCCGCCAGTACGGAACAAAATCCAGCATCAACACAAACGCCTCGGCCTAACCCATTTGAAGGGTTATAA
- a CDS encoding tyrosine-type recombinase/integrase — translation MSRETAPIDACLSALVAELNAQHYSPHSIANYQRDILAYQAWCQAGAGTKSLKSHQFWSAQKLQDFEAYVMAMSEQALHPRTIRRHLSALRRFYQFMLRQGWVADNPVQWVQAPKADKPLPKSVSVDKMQQLLDQPADTALAKRDQAMFELLYSSGIRVAELVSLRYPDSLTQLDEGYISVVGKGNKQRLAMVGRTAITALQVWLQIRPQWASHDDALFISQQGKGLTVRSVQKRLAQRGQTAGLDTRISPHRLRHACATHVLESSGDLRAVQELLGHAQLSTTQIYTKLDMQHLAQVYDQAHPRARKKDVAGHAKSDIYSDQQNEQ, via the coding sequence ATGAGCCGAGAAACCGCACCGATTGATGCCTGCTTGAGCGCGTTGGTGGCCGAGTTAAATGCGCAACACTATTCGCCTCATTCTATCGCCAATTACCAGCGTGATATTTTGGCTTACCAGGCCTGGTGCCAAGCGGGTGCTGGCACTAAGTCCTTAAAAAGTCACCAGTTTTGGTCTGCGCAAAAGCTGCAAGATTTTGAGGCTTATGTGATGGCCATGAGCGAACAGGCGTTGCATCCACGTACCATTCGTCGCCACTTGTCAGCTTTGCGGCGTTTTTATCAGTTTATGCTTCGGCAAGGGTGGGTAGCGGACAATCCCGTGCAGTGGGTGCAAGCACCCAAAGCCGATAAGCCACTGCCAAAAAGTGTCTCAGTGGATAAGATGCAACAATTATTAGACCAACCGGCTGACACTGCTTTGGCGAAGCGTGATCAGGCGATGTTTGAATTGCTTTATTCCTCTGGAATCCGGGTGGCTGAGTTGGTGAGTTTGCGTTATCCGGACAGCCTAACCCAATTAGATGAAGGCTATATTAGCGTGGTGGGCAAGGGCAATAAGCAACGCCTTGCGATGGTGGGGCGGACAGCGATCACCGCCTTGCAGGTCTGGTTGCAGATTCGTCCGCAATGGGCTAGCCATGATGATGCATTGTTTATTAGTCAACAAGGCAAGGGCCTGACTGTGCGCAGTGTGCAAAAGCGTTTAGCACAACGTGGTCAAACCGCCGGTTTAGATACTCGGATTAGCCCACATCGTTTGCGCCATGCCTGTGCGACCCATGTGTTAGAATCCAGCGGCGATTTACGGGCGGTGCAGGAATTATTGGGGCATGCGCAACTGAGTACGACTCAAATCTATACCAAATTAGATATGCAACATCTAGCGCAGGTGTACGATCAAGCCCATCCCCGCGCCCGCAAAAAAGATGTAGCAGGCCACGCGAAATCAGACATTTATTCAGACCAACAGAACGAACAGTAA